A window of the Zeugodacus cucurbitae isolate PBARC_wt_2022May chromosome 4, idZeuCucr1.2, whole genome shotgun sequence genome harbors these coding sequences:
- the LOC105220907 gene encoding mucin-5AC, producing MQLRRCIWVVLLVVILHITSTTPVPFRSDDYFYLDSDMDDDMDYLQSANVADTDYQPNDSESDYLMFPRSAETTTECETEPPPKHVEAHTHTSHGVVATTCVAIIPGQSPTTTTRAIITTPQPTTTTPAPTTTTTTTTTHAPRTTAAPTTHAATTTTTCIPEVETTTCTEDEPTQKPAAMPYPYMRPVEATTCISVKSLPGGAGANGSYDGALLSPSSLYPPAALTEQEGKTRALHSLVQHLYVAQARVQLEAIEIKKAQAVANSAQQQLEEAANHVRSVTAALQNAQQEVASAAIRAQTAQLQLAAHDQLLFAARQDVDALSSQMVGLQAAEGIAVPTVKFDIGSLLDKLKQPLAAAERPTAVPPVLAMQEQQLPAEPAPLYVDYDYD from the exons ATGCAACTGAGGCGCTGCATATGGGTTG TACTTCTGGTGGTGATTTTACACATTACAAGTACAACTCCAGTACCGTTTCGTAGTGACGATTACTTTTATTTGGACTCCGACATGGATGATGACATGGACTATTTGCAGAGTGCCAATGTAGCCGACACCGACTATCAACCCAACGATTCTGAATCGGACTATCTTATGTTCCCCCGTTCAGCAGAGACGACGACCGAATGCG AAACCGAGCCACCGCCAAAACATGTtgaagcgcacacacacacctcgCACGGTGTGGTGGCAACGACGTGTGTCGCTATTATACCAGGACAATCACCAACGACGACAACACGTGCGATCATAACGACGCCTCAACCGaccacaacaacaccagcacctacaacaaccacaacaacgactACAACACATGCTCCACGTACCACGGCCGCACCTACAACGCATGCGGCGACAACAACGACAACGTGCATACCCGAAGTTGAGACGACAACGTGCACGGAGGATGAGCCGACGCAGAAGCCAGCCGCAATGCCCTATCCATATATGCGTCCCGTGGAGGCGACCACCTGTATATCTGTGAAGAGTTTGCCTGGTGGCGCTGGTGCTAATGGTTCCTATGATGGCGCCCTATTGTCGCCCTCTTCGCTTTATCCACCCGCTGCACTGACCGAGCAGGAGGGTAAAACCCGCGCGCTGCACTCACTGGTGCAACATCTGTATGTGGCACAGGCGCGCGTCCAACTCGAAGCCATTGAGATCAAGAAGGCGCAAGCGGTGGCCAATTCGGCGCAGCAACAGCTGGAGGAGGCGGCCAATCATGTGCGCAGCGTGACGGCGGCGCTGCAGAATGCCCAACAAGAGGTCGCTTCGGCGGCAATACGCGCACAAACGGCGCAACTGCAGCTGGCCGCGCACGATCAGCTACTCTTTGCGGCGCGTCAAGATGTGGATGCGCTGTCGTCGCAAATGGTCGGCTTGCAGGCGGCCGAAGGTATTGCCGTGCCGACGGTGAAGTTCGATATCGGTAGCTTGTTGGATAAGTTGAAACAACCGTTGGCAGCGGCGGAGCGGCCGACAGCTGTGCCGCCAGTGTTGGCAATGCAAGAGCAGCAGTTACCAGCCGAGCCGGCGCCACTTTATGTTGACTATGATTACGATTAA